In the genome of Arachis hypogaea cultivar Tifrunner chromosome 9, arahy.Tifrunner.gnm2.J5K5, whole genome shotgun sequence, the window GTGGATGCAATTAATGGAAAACTTGTTGACACAATTAGTAATTCAACCATTTTTGATGAGCAGATTAATCATGATATGTGTACCTTCAAGTCTTTTGTCCGGGCCTTTATTGGATCTCCACCAGTTCAGCACAAAATGAAACAGGTTCTGGTCTCCACCATGGGAACACAAAATGAACCATTTTCTCCTTTCAGTCAAGCAAGAGAAAGAGAACCTATAGTGATtgataaccttgccaaagtgagCAACTTTCTTGATGTTTCTACTCAACAAAGGAAGGTAGTTCGTTTCAAAGTGTGTCCACAGGCAACCCAGCACCGCATATTGATTGGTACACTCAAGGAAGTTCTGAATAATTTTAAAGTTGATTTGGATGCTTTGGATTCTCAGGGCTTAGACAAAGATACTATAATGGGTCAGCAAATTGTTCTTACCTGCCTGAAGTTTCTCACTGAAGCTGCTGTTTCCAATGAACCTGAATCCACTTCATGGATGAGGCTTTCACCTTCAAAAAATGTCAACACCTCTGGTTCCCGGAAATGGGAAGATGTTCTTGAGATGTTCAATGATCTGATCGAGTATTTTAGAGCCGAAACAAGATTAAAGTTGCATGTGGCTAAGGCTGAAGTCATGAAAGAAGGGCTTTTGCAAATCAAGGACATTTTGATTGACAACAGTATTGGATACAAGGAAGCTAGACACCAAGAACGCCTGGTGCAAAAGAAGCTTTCCAAAACATTGGGACACTCATCTCGCTGCTTGTTCACGCTATTATTATATTACCTCTTTGGAAGAGTCTCAGATATTGAAGTAGACATGGCTGGGGGAGTTTACCAGAGTGGAAGTGACAACAAGAACTGGTTGTGTATGGGAAGAATTTTGACTTCAGATAGTGAGAAGATGATTGGGCGTGGTGTGAAGCAGTTGGATAGAGCACTTAGCCTTTTCAAGTTTGTATGGGAAACTGCTGAAATGAAAGGTCATTTGGACCTTCAAGGTCATTTGTGGTCTGTTGGAGAACACAATAGGGTTCTTAGGTACAGAGGAAATACATACTTTCTTCATGGCATTTGCCTTTAATCTTGGAAACTCATATGCAGTTGTTTTCATGTGAATTTGATAGTTAAAAACCGTTAAATAACAATTTAGTCATGcatgtcaaatcatctaacgattctTAACTATTAATGTCGCATGAAGACAAACTGTATGTGAGTATCTTTACAAAATCATTCAACCTCTATTCTATGATTTTTATTCTTTCCATAGCTTTTGTTCTCACAAACAAATGTTCAATTGCAAATGATCTTGTGTATGTGCCCATTTTCATATGAATAATTTAGTCTATTAGATTTTGGAACAGTATCTAAATGAAGAATGGAGGATGCTGATGTAGGATACGAAATTTTTCACTTGCCCTTAATTGCTACCAATCATACAAATGCGCCTTCCACAAATTCTATGTACCTTAACTCTTCAGAAAATATGCCATAAGCCAATAACAATAAGCATAGATTTTAACTTCTTCCTACTTGACTGATGTTATATCGCCACTATCTAATGCTATGGGAAGTAGGgaacaaaattaaactaaaaattccACTTCACTTTTTAAGCTTATCGCTAAATGAAAATACGTAGAGCAACATCATGATAGTTCATCATCTTGCACGAAAATTTGCTAAGAATTTTGGCATATTACAAGGTGTAAAATGACCAAACTTTTGAGATCGTCAACACACTGAATACATATAATTAGCCACACAAAACAAAATTGCATATCGTCTCATGTTTAGGGTGGGAAAGGTACACAACAAAATTTCATGATGTGTACTTTGATAACGATCCTATCCTTTTGGTAAGGCATAAATAagatttttatcctatttttttacGTTGAGAGTAAATAAATACTcttgttttatgttttttttttccctcaaTAATGTGGcacaattttttattagtttttattttgttaaattttaaaatttttaaattaaaaagtaaaaccttataaattataatactaacttaaaatataattaatggaCTAAATTATTATCCTAACACTTAAGAATCCCCATTTTTGGCTCcataaaaatatacatttataGTATTTAATTATTAGCAGAATTCTTTTACATATTTTGGGGCGAATTCTTTTATTAAAGGAGAGCCTTTTAATGTTACAATAATGGGAAATCCTTGTAATCTTCTTCTTTACAATTGCCATGCACTGCAAAGcatagtgatgatgatgatattatTGTTGGGTTAGGAGCCCATGTCACTTAGCAATTGTTGCATGTCATTTCCTGAAACATTTTGCAGCAATAAATGCCCACTCAACCTACAAAACGACACGTTTCTTAACGCATATATTTATAGTTATTGAAGCCAAGTCACTTGCTAAGCTGGAGTTGGCGGCAGGGGAGAGCACGGATAATCGGGTCTAATTCGAATCAAATCGATATTTTTTGTTAGTGATTAGTTCGGATATCGATTTTGAGGATGTGGAATTCGAACTAATTCGCGAatccgatcatatattaattaaataaaaaaataaaaacatatatgattttttcattagacaatgattattcattattaatatgtttatattttaatgagtttaatttttaatgtgtttggtatttaacatgtttggattatttctttTGACGTTACATATTTATTGTActtattgaatttttaagataaaaatttgtttttttatgaatttcaaagtcatcggaTATCAAAGCATAGGATATGAAATTATCTTCACACTGTACTCCCATTGAACATTTAATCATGAACTATTGTTCCGTATATAACCATCTAACCACAGAAGATCCTCTAGCACAAAAAAATCATCGGATGAAATCAGTATTTTCAAATGGTTTACAAAAGCTTAAGGACGTTGATATTCAAGGAATACAAAAAGTACAAATTGATTCTCCAGATCTTGAGAACTTACGTTATCGTCCATTGGATTTTGATGCACCCTTCAAGTTGAATTTCGATTGTTGCACAAATTTAAGATGTTTGTGCTTATTGTATTTGAAGCACTGCTATGGCAGACAAGTGGTTTCTTGAACATTTTTTAGTATCCTTTTCTTGAGAGTTTGAAAGTGGCCATTACTCTATGTTACAGATATTAATATTTTGAGTGCCCAGTTTAATATTTGTTATAATCTTTTTTTAGTAAGAGTACACAAgaagtatataatatataaagtgtaataattcaataaatattttttaaaattttttttatttttttaactaaaaaaatataacaaataaatctacatctaaataaaaataatctaaGTAACATCTTAAGTTAAATCATTGCTCTTACTTGAAGGAGATCAACATTGATGCTCCAAATTTGTTATCATTTGACTATGCTGATGATAACAAACCTGTTATATCTTTTTTAAGAGGTTCTAATAAACTTAAAGTCAGTGTTTGTACCGTGGTGGATTTAGGGAACTTTTATAGCTTGAGAGAATTTATGTTATTCATTATAAATTAACTTACATCACTAAAATTTTTATGAAGAATGTTAAAGTCAAAATGGTTAAAGAAAAAGCAAAATTTTAGTTGAATGCAATAATCATtaatttactagatattactaaaAGCTAATATATTGGAAGTTTGaagattttttaaaaacatttaagAGAATAGTATAACTACAACATTCTATAACATTGAAGagattcaaaatcaaattaaattgaaattggaGGCCAAGCAACCTAAATTAGAAGATTATAGAAACTACATAAATGCAAGTTGAAGGAAGATTCATGAAGACAACTCATAGCATGGTAGTCATTACAAAATTGATTtgtgatttataaattattattttagtaggaaacattgcctatataaaggcatataTGTCTTGTGTATTGTATGTGTTCCGTAAATGAAATGAATATGTTTTGAAATATTAGAAATTCTCTCCTTAGTATTATGAGCATTAGTGAGtttgagagatgaaaaatataatagcaTCATTTATACGAGTGAGTGAGTGATTCTAGAGTCAATAATATAGTGtggatattttacttttaatttatcCAAAATATACCACAAAATATTTTGCCATCGCTCTCCCTCTATCTATGAGCCATTTCGGGTAAGCTTCCACTTGCTACTTCGTTGGTTCTTTCTTCATTCATATTGATATGTGCGTATTTGATATAGTGATCGTTACACATTCATTGAGGTATGTCACTTATTATTTTCACATTTTCTGTTTAATTCTCTTTTTTACAAATTAGAATTCTAGCTACTTCCATTCCATTCCAGTAGAGCTTCATCATCTCAAATACTATTATCAACCTATAAACATTTCTAATTAGAATTAGAGACTTTGATGTTGACGATTTACAACTTACATCTATGTATGTATTGAAGTGCCTATTATGTAACGAAGTACTATAATATTTGAAGTTTATTATATATGATCATGATTAGTATGTGCATGCTTATATTTACAGTTTCCTAAACTAAGCAACAATTTTTAAGGTACTATATTGGTTTTGATTGTATTCTTTGTAATTTTGATTGATATTAGTTAAAAAGTTACATTGATAAAATTGAAGTGTGcagtatttttttgttaaattgtgTGTTATTTGAAGAGATTTACTTCTAATTTGAAATAGTGATTTTTCTTGAGGTgatttatgaaataaattatttaatttaggaAATACAAATTTAAACAGACTATTTATGTGAGGTGACTATTTAGAAGTCTTTTTTGATAAACCAAAAGATGTTTGGTAATGATATTTCGAAATGAAATTTAGCAAAATATATACAGAATGTTATGAATTGGAATTagagagtctctattcttttgATTTAGAAAAATAGGAAGAATATTTTAGATTATATAGCTAAAACAGTTGCTTCTGCCGCAGACAATTACTTAATTGTGGAATAAACTTTAACATCAAATAGACTTAGACATGAATCTAGCCAATTAATTTGGCTGTCTTTTTTTTTTAGCCACAAAAAAAAACTATTACACCTTTCATAAAAAGAActtgtttaaaaattatttaatatgaaaaaaaaaatttaaaaaaatatttttattttaaactcaatTCTATAATTTGAAATgactataatatattaataaaatagaatttaattctttaatttaaaataaatt includes:
- the LOC112708749 gene encoding uncharacterized protein; the encoded protein is MTFWVMVHRRRMLAAVPTHLAGSSVLCARVWPPHLGVTFFSAHWKTTEVPIFFLEVMELSSGIWKLLSGVKTNKSTPFNLNSMPYHCYQDVSNLQCYQSDFSKLEELTRVLANVDAINGKLVDTISNSTIFDEQINHDMCTFKSFVRAFIGSPPVQHKMKQVLVSTMGTQNEPFSPFSQAREREPIVIDNLAKVSNFLDVSTQQRKVVRFKVCPQATQHRILIGTLKEVLNNFKVDLDALDSQGLDKDTIMGQQIVLTCLKFLTEAAVSNEPESTSWMRLSPSKNVNTSGSRKWEDVLEMFNDLIEYFRAETRLKLHVAKAEVMKEGLLQIKDILIDNSIGYKEARHQERLVQKKLSKTLGHSSRCLFTLLLYYLFGRVSDIEVDMAGGVYQSGSDNKNWLCMGRILTSDSEKMIGRGVKQLDRALSLFKFVWETAEMKGHLDLQGHLWSVGEHNRVLRYRGNTYFLHGICL